A single Rhopalosiphum padi isolate XX-2018 chromosome 4, ASM2088224v1, whole genome shotgun sequence DNA region contains:
- the LOC132928508 gene encoding serine/threonine-protein kinase pelle-like isoform X2, translated as MIMSNLNLNKKTYIYELPYTERKEFCNIIDMNDKWEELGGKYMKIDCATLFKISKAPMRNHSSTDELLTLWGEQNHTILELFTILYEMQHYRAMIILKPFVDHKYHKLIYQGDKSYSNLVKTETGNDLNNEVGNLIKLNTDSNQRRANNLEREDLNISGKINEHIYSDPSVMFSSAEACTPLITYNELEQATNYWNKENILGKGGFGVVFKGIWKNTAVAIKRLEVQKGAEQQFNILEAQRQQSLRELKYLNSCRHDNILSLYGFSIGGEKPCLVYQYMINGSLEDRLQCRQGTKPLTWYIRFKIATGSARGLQFLHGMDKPLIHGDIKSANILLDPYFEPRIGDFGLAREGPLQEYTHVKVSHVHGTRPYLPDEFLRGKKFSTKVDTYSFGVVLFEIATGQRAYDSLRNHKFLKDHVENNDCPISDMADVKAGPDENNVYLSLMTIGKDCVSYKAKDRPEMEQVLRKLDCVMLQEKHQSTIRHSYLPTFQYEMQMRKLSTPSGSYHPQPWLFSPVPSNQLLKPNTSPVPHFGALTVPDQIEGIVVPQIEIKNNCLKVTSNPTTTRSTNASPSINESLSDSQLTNNSNPDSTSTPQFVESKLQTSVEKKNSAWNNSIPGECDELPLISELRLQSNQNSV; from the exons ATGATAATGAGCAACttaaacttaaacaaaaaaacctatatttatgAATTGCCATATACCGAACGTAAGGAATTCTGCAATATAATTGACATGAATGATAAATGGGAAGAACTAG GTGGAAAGTATATGAAAATTGACTGtgcaacattatttaaaattagcaaAGCTCCTATGCGAAATCATTCTTCTACCGATGAACTTTTAACATTATGGGGAGAAcaaaatcatacaatattagaattatttactATCTTGTATGAAATGCAGCATTACAGAGCAATGATTATACTTAAGCcatttg tcgatCATAAATACCATAAATTGATATACCAGGGTGATAAAAGCTATAGTAACCTAGTAAAGACAGAAACTGGCaatgatttaaat aatgaaGTTGGTAATCTTATAAAATTGAACACTGACAGCAATCAAAGAAGAGCAAATAATCTAGAACGTgaagatttaaatatatcagGAAAAATAAATGAGCATATCTATTCTGATCCATCTGTAATGTTTTCCTCTGCTGAAGCATGTACACCTTTAATAACATACAATGAACTTGAACAAGCTACTAATTACTGGAATAAGGAAAATATTTTGGGAAAAGGAGGTTTTGGAGTAGTTTTTAAAGGCATATGGAAAAACACAGCAGTTGCTATTAAACGTCTTGAAGTTCag AAAGGAGCagaacaacaatttaatattttagaagctCAAAGACAACAATCTTTAAGAGAACTGAAGTATTTAAATTCTTGCAGACATGATAACATTTTATCTCTATATGGATTTAGCATTGGTGGCGAAAAACCATGTTTAGTGTATCAATATATGATCAATGGTTCTCTTGAAGATCGATTACAATGTCGA cAAGGAACTAAACCTTTAACATGGtatattcgttttaaaattgcAACAGGATCTGCTAGAGGATTGCAATTTTTACATGGAATGGATAAACCTTTAATCCACGGAGATATTAAAAG TGCAAATATTCTTTTGGATCCATATTTTGAACCTCGTATTGGTGATTTTGGATTAGCTCGTGAAGGACCTCTTCAAGAATATACTCATGTAAAAGTTAGCCATGTTCATGGAACAAGGCCCTATCTACCTGATGAATTTTTAAGAGGCAAAAAGTTTTCCACTAAAGTTGATACTTATAGTTTTGGTGTA gtacTTTTTGAAATTGCTACTGGACAAAGAGCATATGACAGTTTAAGAAATCATAAATTTTTA aaAGACCatgttgaaaataatgattgtCCAATTTCTGATATGGCTGATGTGAAAGCAGGACCAgatgaaaataatgtttatcttTCACTCATGACTATTGGTAAAGATTGCGTTAGTTATAAAGCAAAAGATCGTCCTGAAATGGAACAAGTATTAAGGAAATTAGATTGTGTCATGTTACAAGAAAAAcatcaat ctaCTATCAGACATAGTTATTTACCAACATTTCAATACGAGATGCAAATGAGAAAACTTTCAACTCCATCTGGATCTTACCATCCACAACCATGgctattt AGTCCTGTTCCAAGTAATCAATTGTTAAAACCAAATACATCACCTGTACCTCATTTTGGAGCATTAACTGTTCCTGATCAAATCGAAGGTATAGTCGTGCCTCAAATAGAAATAAAGAACAACTGTTTAAAAGTAACAAGTAATCCAACTACTACAAGATCCACTAATGCTTCGCCATCCATTAATGAATCACTTTCTGACAGTCAGTTGACTAATAATAGTAATCCGGATTCTACTAGTACACCTCAATTTGTTGAATCTAAACTTCAAACtagtgttgaaaaaaaaaat AGTGCTTGGAATAATTCGATTCCTGGGGAATGTGATGAATTACCATTGATATCAGAACTGCGATTACAATCTAATCAAAACtctgtatga
- the LOC132928508 gene encoding serine/threonine-protein kinase pelle-like isoform X1: MRQQSRTIKFMIMSNLNLNKKTYIYELPYTERKEFCNIIDMNDKWEELGGKYMKIDCATLFKISKAPMRNHSSTDELLTLWGEQNHTILELFTILYEMQHYRAMIILKPFVDHKYHKLIYQGDKSYSNLVKTETGNDLNNEVGNLIKLNTDSNQRRANNLEREDLNISGKINEHIYSDPSVMFSSAEACTPLITYNELEQATNYWNKENILGKGGFGVVFKGIWKNTAVAIKRLEVQKGAEQQFNILEAQRQQSLRELKYLNSCRHDNILSLYGFSIGGEKPCLVYQYMINGSLEDRLQCRQGTKPLTWYIRFKIATGSARGLQFLHGMDKPLIHGDIKSANILLDPYFEPRIGDFGLAREGPLQEYTHVKVSHVHGTRPYLPDEFLRGKKFSTKVDTYSFGVVLFEIATGQRAYDSLRNHKFLKDHVENNDCPISDMADVKAGPDENNVYLSLMTIGKDCVSYKAKDRPEMEQVLRKLDCVMLQEKHQSTIRHSYLPTFQYEMQMRKLSTPSGSYHPQPWLFSPVPSNQLLKPNTSPVPHFGALTVPDQIEGIVVPQIEIKNNCLKVTSNPTTTRSTNASPSINESLSDSQLTNNSNPDSTSTPQFVESKLQTSVEKKNSAWNNSIPGECDELPLISELRLQSNQNSV; the protein is encoded by the exons ATGCGTCAGCAGTCAAGAAC TATAAAGTTTATGATAATGAGCAACttaaacttaaacaaaaaaacctatatttatgAATTGCCATATACCGAACGTAAGGAATTCTGCAATATAATTGACATGAATGATAAATGGGAAGAACTAG GTGGAAAGTATATGAAAATTGACTGtgcaacattatttaaaattagcaaAGCTCCTATGCGAAATCATTCTTCTACCGATGAACTTTTAACATTATGGGGAGAAcaaaatcatacaatattagaattatttactATCTTGTATGAAATGCAGCATTACAGAGCAATGATTATACTTAAGCcatttg tcgatCATAAATACCATAAATTGATATACCAGGGTGATAAAAGCTATAGTAACCTAGTAAAGACAGAAACTGGCaatgatttaaat aatgaaGTTGGTAATCTTATAAAATTGAACACTGACAGCAATCAAAGAAGAGCAAATAATCTAGAACGTgaagatttaaatatatcagGAAAAATAAATGAGCATATCTATTCTGATCCATCTGTAATGTTTTCCTCTGCTGAAGCATGTACACCTTTAATAACATACAATGAACTTGAACAAGCTACTAATTACTGGAATAAGGAAAATATTTTGGGAAAAGGAGGTTTTGGAGTAGTTTTTAAAGGCATATGGAAAAACACAGCAGTTGCTATTAAACGTCTTGAAGTTCag AAAGGAGCagaacaacaatttaatattttagaagctCAAAGACAACAATCTTTAAGAGAACTGAAGTATTTAAATTCTTGCAGACATGATAACATTTTATCTCTATATGGATTTAGCATTGGTGGCGAAAAACCATGTTTAGTGTATCAATATATGATCAATGGTTCTCTTGAAGATCGATTACAATGTCGA cAAGGAACTAAACCTTTAACATGGtatattcgttttaaaattgcAACAGGATCTGCTAGAGGATTGCAATTTTTACATGGAATGGATAAACCTTTAATCCACGGAGATATTAAAAG TGCAAATATTCTTTTGGATCCATATTTTGAACCTCGTATTGGTGATTTTGGATTAGCTCGTGAAGGACCTCTTCAAGAATATACTCATGTAAAAGTTAGCCATGTTCATGGAACAAGGCCCTATCTACCTGATGAATTTTTAAGAGGCAAAAAGTTTTCCACTAAAGTTGATACTTATAGTTTTGGTGTA gtacTTTTTGAAATTGCTACTGGACAAAGAGCATATGACAGTTTAAGAAATCATAAATTTTTA aaAGACCatgttgaaaataatgattgtCCAATTTCTGATATGGCTGATGTGAAAGCAGGACCAgatgaaaataatgtttatcttTCACTCATGACTATTGGTAAAGATTGCGTTAGTTATAAAGCAAAAGATCGTCCTGAAATGGAACAAGTATTAAGGAAATTAGATTGTGTCATGTTACAAGAAAAAcatcaat ctaCTATCAGACATAGTTATTTACCAACATTTCAATACGAGATGCAAATGAGAAAACTTTCAACTCCATCTGGATCTTACCATCCACAACCATGgctattt AGTCCTGTTCCAAGTAATCAATTGTTAAAACCAAATACATCACCTGTACCTCATTTTGGAGCATTAACTGTTCCTGATCAAATCGAAGGTATAGTCGTGCCTCAAATAGAAATAAAGAACAACTGTTTAAAAGTAACAAGTAATCCAACTACTACAAGATCCACTAATGCTTCGCCATCCATTAATGAATCACTTTCTGACAGTCAGTTGACTAATAATAGTAATCCGGATTCTACTAGTACACCTCAATTTGTTGAATCTAAACTTCAAACtagtgttgaaaaaaaaaat AGTGCTTGGAATAATTCGATTCCTGGGGAATGTGATGAATTACCATTGATATCAGAACTGCGATTACAATCTAATCAAAACtctgtatga